The Candidatus Dependentiae bacterium genome has a segment encoding these proteins:
- a CDS encoding extracellular solute-binding protein: TNEELYAKFKISRGKGYDLITPSDSWVELLVQQDLLAKIDTKKISNFKYLDRRLIGKYFDKNNSYSIPYFWSTDGIVFNKEKCRNFNINWDIIFNKPNDLKFKICMIDSSKEAFMMAAIYLLGRTDKLTHLELEKIKNILTNQKEWVEIYMLSSLQYYLFSDVVPLAVTSSAFAKKVLELSDKYDYVIPDQGSILLIDNLVIPKESNKIDLVHKFIDYLISKDIIFYNSEKYGYNPSNELAYKMANPRFLKNNSFYPDDKTFAKLYLLDNEMDMKKIDDMWLEVQLTKKDRN; the protein is encoded by the coding sequence ATACAAATGAAGAGCTTTACGCTAAATTTAAAATCAGTCGTGGAAAAGGTTATGATTTGATAACTCCTTCAGATAGTTGGGTTGAATTGCTTGTTCAGCAAGATCTTTTAGCAAAAATTGATACAAAAAAAATATCTAATTTTAAATATTTGGATAGACGTTTAATTGGAAAGTATTTTGATAAAAATAATTCATATTCCATCCCATATTTCTGGTCCACTGATGGTATAGTTTTTAATAAAGAAAAGTGCAGAAATTTTAATATAAATTGGGACATTATTTTTAATAAACCAAATGATTTGAAATTTAAAATATGTATGATAGATAGTTCCAAAGAAGCTTTTATGATGGCAGCTATTTATTTACTTGGTCGAACTGATAAGTTAACTCATTTAGAATTGGAAAAAATAAAAAATATTCTTACAAATCAAAAAGAATGGGTTGAAATTTATATGCTCTCAAGTTTGCAATATTATTTATTTTCCGACGTGGTGCCATTAGCTGTCACGTCAAGTGCATTTGCAAAAAAAGTTTTGGAATTAAGTGATAAGTATGATTATGTGATTCCAGATCAAGGATCTATTTTATTGATTGATAATTTGGTAATTCCAAAAGAAAGTAATAAAATTGATTTGGTTCATAAATTTATAGACTATTTAATATCTAAAGATATTATTTTTTATAATAGTGAAAAGTATGGTTACAATCCATCCAATGAATTAGCTTATAAGATGGCAAATCCAAGGTTTTTAAAAAATAATTCGTTTTATCCGGATGATAAAACTTTTGCCAAATTATATTTATTGGACAATGAAATGGATATGAAAAAAATTGATGATATGTGGCTGGAAGTTCAGCTTACAAAAAAAGATAGGAATTGA